From one Rhizobium sp. CIAT894 genomic stretch:
- the nuoI gene encoding NADH-quinone oxidoreductase subunit NuoI, with protein MGSLSSSISSLFLKEFFGAFFLSMRYFFRQKATINYPFEKGPVSPRFRGEHALRRYPNGEERCIACKLCEAICPAQAITIEAGPRRNDGTRRTVRYDIDMVKCIYCGFCQEACPVDAIVEGPNFEFATETREELYFDKARLLDNGDRWEREIARNIAIDSPYR; from the coding sequence ATGGGAAGCTTGTCCAGCTCCATCAGCTCGCTATTCCTCAAGGAATTCTTCGGCGCGTTCTTTCTGTCGATGCGCTATTTCTTCCGCCAGAAGGCGACGATCAACTATCCCTTCGAAAAGGGTCCGGTCTCCCCGCGCTTCCGCGGCGAGCACGCGCTGCGCCGTTATCCGAACGGCGAGGAACGCTGCATCGCCTGCAAGCTCTGCGAGGCGATCTGTCCTGCCCAGGCGATCACCATCGAGGCCGGTCCGCGCCGCAACGACGGCACGCGCCGCACGGTGCGCTACGACATCGACATGGTGAAGTGCATCTATTGCGGCTTCTGCCAGGAAGCCTGCCCGGTCGACGCGATCGTCGAAGGCCCGAATTTCGAATTTGCGACGGAAACCCGCGAAGAGCTCTATTTCGACAAGGCGCGCCTTCTCGATAACGGCGACCGGTGGGAGCGCGAAATCGCCCGCAACATCGCGATCGATTCGCCGTACCGCTGA
- the nuoH gene encoding NADH-quinone oxidoreductase subunit NuoH — MDSFFSTYVWPAIIMIGQSLLLLVCLLVFIAYVLLADRKIWAAVQLRRGPNVVGPFGLFQSFADLLKFVFKEPIIPAGANKAVFLLAPLVTVLLALSTWAVVPLADGWVIANINVGILYIFAISSLEVYGIIMGGWASNSKYPFLGALRSAAQMVSYEVSIGFVIVTVLLCVGSLNLTDIVNAQHTGLGTMLGLPASFLDWHWLSLFPMFIIFFISALAETNRPPFDLPEAESELVAGFMVEYGSSPYMMFMLGEYAAVCLMCSLTTILFLGGWLPPVDIWILNWVPGIIWFMLKACFVFFMFAMVKAFVPRYRYDQLMRLGWKVFLPLSLAMVIIVAFVLKLMGWA, encoded by the coding sequence ATGGATTCTTTCTTTTCGACCTATGTCTGGCCGGCGATCATCATGATCGGTCAGTCGCTGCTGCTTCTCGTTTGCCTGCTCGTCTTCATCGCCTACGTGCTGCTCGCCGACCGCAAAATCTGGGCGGCCGTGCAGTTGCGCCGCGGCCCGAACGTCGTCGGCCCCTTCGGCCTGTTCCAGTCCTTTGCCGACCTTCTGAAGTTCGTCTTCAAGGAGCCTATCATTCCGGCCGGCGCCAACAAGGCGGTGTTCCTGCTGGCCCCGCTGGTAACCGTGCTGCTGGCGCTGTCCACCTGGGCGGTGGTGCCGCTCGCCGACGGATGGGTGATCGCCAACATCAATGTCGGCATCCTCTATATCTTCGCGATCTCCTCGCTTGAGGTCTACGGCATCATCATGGGCGGCTGGGCTTCGAATTCGAAGTATCCGTTCCTCGGTGCGCTGCGCTCGGCGGCGCAGATGGTCTCCTATGAAGTCTCGATCGGCTTCGTCATCGTCACCGTGCTTCTCTGCGTCGGTTCGCTGAACCTGACCGATATCGTCAATGCCCAGCATACCGGCCTCGGCACCATGCTCGGCCTGCCGGCGTCGTTCCTCGACTGGCACTGGCTGTCGCTGTTCCCGATGTTCATCATCTTCTTCATTTCGGCGCTTGCCGAGACGAACCGTCCGCCGTTCGACCTTCCGGAAGCCGAATCGGAACTCGTCGCCGGCTTCATGGTCGAATATGGCTCCTCGCCATACATGATGTTCATGCTCGGCGAATATGCGGCCGTCTGCCTGATGTGCTCGCTGACGACGATCCTGTTCCTCGGCGGCTGGCTGCCTCCGGTCGATATCTGGATCCTCAACTGGGTTCCCGGCATCATCTGGTTCATGCTGAAGGCCTGCTTCGTGTTCTTCATGTTCGCGATGGTCAAGGCTTTCGTCCCGCGCTACCGCTACGACCAGCTCATGCGCCTCGGCTGGAAGGTCTTCCTGCCGCTGTCGCTCGCCATGGTCATCATCGTTGCATTCGTGCTGAAGCTGATGGGTTGGGCATGA